In Mustelus asterias unplaced genomic scaffold, sMusAst1.hap1.1 HAP1_SCAFFOLD_201, whole genome shotgun sequence, the following proteins share a genomic window:
- the LOC144485601 gene encoding uncharacterized protein LOC144485601, with protein sequence MRKLSNELQRYYEAGFTDVKLKTNFKSSSVSRQDTHLRVSVVLNVERALNRLEKPTSFSVISDPTHILCKQGINSSSNLESHEDTRSTEKPLKCVDCGRGFNYPSELDIHHRIHTGERPFTCSECGKGFAYSSSLYTHRRVHTGERPFTCLECGKGCHALSSLLIHRQVHSDQRLFQCSDCEKSFKSTKDLLRHQRTHMAVRPFTCSVCGKGFTQSSHLLTHQLVHTDRRPFQCSDCEKRFKSKNDLQVHQRTHTGEKPFTCSVCERRFGRLSQLQTHQRVHSDKRPFQCSDCEKSFKSKQDLVTHQRVHTGEKPFACSVCGMGFTHSSHCLRHQRVHTGEKPFICCVCGKGFTDSPHLLIHERIHTGEKPFACSTYGLRWDPVCGDCLMAVTWNIEGDRRTQTEDI encoded by the exons atgcggaagttgtccaatgagcttcaga GGTATTATGAAGCAGGATTTACAGATGTGAAACTCAAAACAAACTTCAAATCAAGCTCTGTTTCA cgCCAAGACACACACCTGAGAGTTTCTGTTGTGCtgaatgtggaaagagctttaaacaGGCTGGAAAAACCCACATCATTCTCAGTGATTAGTGACCCGACACACATTCTGTGTAAACAAGGCATCAACTCATCAtccaatctggagtcacacgaggACACCCGCTCCACAGAGAAACCattgaaatgtgtggactgtgggaggggattcaattacccgtccgaattggatattcatcatcgcattcacactggagagaggccgttcacctgctctgagtgtgggaaaggatttgcttactcatccagcctctatacacaccggcgtgttcacactggtgagaggccgttcacctgcctcgaatgtgggaagggatgtcATGCTTTATCAAGCCTCCTGATTCACCGGCAGGTTCACTCCGACCAGAGACTGTTTCAGTGTTCTGATTGTGAGAAAAGCTTTAAAAGCACAAAGGAcctcctgagacaccagcgcactcacatggcggtgagaccgttcacctgctcagtgtgtgggaagggattcactcagtcatcccaccttctgacacaccaacttgttcacactgatcggagaccatttcaatgttctgactgtgagaagagatttaaaagtaaaaatgatttacaagtccatcagcgcactcacactggggagaagccattcacctgctccgtgtgtgagaggagattcggacgtttatcccagctgcaaacacaccagcgagttcactctgataagagaccgtttcagtgttctgactgtgagaagagctttaaaagtaaacaggatttggtgacacaccagcgagttcacaccggggagaaaccgttcgcctgctcggtgtgtgggatgggattcacccattcatcccactgtctgagacaccagcgagttcacaccggggagaaaccattcatttgctgtgtgtgtgggaagggattcactgattcacccCACCTCCTGATAcacgagcgaattcacactggggagaaacccttcgcttgctccacat ATGGGTTGCGGTGGGACCCTGTGTGTGGAGACTGTCTCATGGCGGTAACATGGAACATCGAGGGTGATAGAAGAACCCAGACCGAGGATATCTGA